The genomic segment GACCGCTTGACGCTGCTTTGGTCTGTATGCTACATCTGTGCTATACCGATTACTTTTACCACTATTGTGTCTCAGTCTGCCTTTTGCGACACTGTTTCGCTTCTGCGTTAGGCTTGAAGGCAGAGAAGCCCCTTGCCTTTTCGGAGAAAGAAATGGTTTCTCGCGATCGTTCTTGCGAAAATTCGCCCCGTAGCCAACCTCGTGAGCTGGGATGCGTCCATCTCTCCAGAGAACGATATCCTTGCACCCCGCTGTGGCTAAATGGCAGCCATGGCAGCGGCGTGCTTCAACGCCTTTTTCGCATCGTCGCGGACCTCTTCTGTGATTCTAGCAGCTGACTTGACACTCTTTGCTAGACCGACGCCGGCGCCAGCGTATGTTGCTAGACGAGCTTTTGCGCCCCAGCCCTCATCGCCCTTTTTCATAGCTTCGTCGTATAGCTTCTGGTTCTCTTCAATGCTCAGGCCCTTTTCTGAATCAAACCACGTCTCATTGAGAACGCCTCTGCCACCATAGCGCTCTGGCCAATCGCGTGTACCGCGAAGAGTATCGTAGAGCTTGACGCGCTTGGTCCAGACGCCACCATCTGAAGCACTGAAGACGGCGTCTCGATACCCTTTGGCGATATTCGCCTCGGGTGCGGACAAGTATCGTGTGCCCAGGGTTACTCCACTGGCACCGAGGGCgattgcagcagctgctccaCGACCGTCCATGATGCCACCAGTGGCAATGAGAATAGGTTTCTTGATGCCTTTGGTTTGCGCCAGATTGGTGACAGCATCGTCCACTTCTGGCACAAGCGGTACGAGGCCAGAGGCTTGTTCAAGTCCATGCCCACCAGCATCTTGTCCTTGTACGACGAGCACATCCGGCTCACACATCGTCGTCACATCAAACGCCTCCGCGACTTGGCCGACCTGAATCCAGATCTTCGTCTTGCCATCCGTCACTCGTCTGATCTCTCTCGTCCATTCCTCAAAGTCGCCGACCTGTCGTGGCGCGAACAGCCACACCGCAGCTGGTTTATACTTAGCAAGTAGCGGCAACGCTGCATTCAACAGCTCTTCGCCAGCCCATAATAAGAAGCCAATTCCAATAGGCATAACATCCTCGACCTCTTTCAATACCTGGGCCCCAGCAATCTGCTGCTTGGCTTCCTCTAGTATTGTTTCCAAATTCGAAGCATCACTTCCGGCTCCTATGAATCCTAGACCTCCTGCTCGAGAGACTTCTGTTGCCAGACTTGCTAAGGCGATCAACCTCATTGGGGCGACACAGACCAAAGGCGCCTTTGTCCACGGGTAGTCTTTCTTGAGCTGATCCATCTTGACGATTTACGGGCTTGTGCAAGGTATGTTTCTTACTCACTGGTCTACGAGGGCAGCTATTATATTAGCTGCGACTGCGACATCGGCCGAGGATGCTCAGCTTGGATGTTGCTCATCAGATTGGCTGACGTCGAACTCAGCTTTCTCCGGACCTGACTGCGTTCTACTGCCGGAAAGCACAACATAAAGTCAAGTGCCCTTCGATCCTCGTGTCTCCGCCTTGGGCAGCATAGCTAAGGCGCTCTGTGTCGACAAGCGCGGCATCTGCGGAATCCAGTTTGTGAGAGAAGTCGCTAAGTGAGTGTCCGCAACGAGTGCATCCTCGGTTTCGGATCTGCACGCGACAAAGCATCGCGACTTCCTTCACCTGCACGGTCTCCATTCACCTTCGCTCCACTTGCCGGCAAACCATTCACGCACTAGCTTTTGCCTACGGAGGGCTGTTCAACCTTCGGTCTACTCAGAAACATTCGACCCGCTCTCGAATTTACACGCATCTACGCATCGCCAGCACTCGCGACTTCGTCCACCTTCGAATTCTCTCTCTGCCGTTCGCTGCACTTTACTTTCGAGCAAACCATCGCGCCGACGCGCAGCCCATATAAGTCGCGAAGATGAACGCACCAGACAGGTACGTACAGCACAACATTTGTTGCTTAAGTCGCAACGAGAGCAGAAAGAGACAGCAATCATGACGGACCGCACATCTCCCGTCTTGACAGGCGGTCAGCACCCGCACTTTGGTTATGATTCCAACAAGAATCGTACTGCCGTTGGGCTCGATGCCAGCAGACTACAACATGTGGGGAGCTTAATCGATACAACTGTTGACACTCCAGACAGATACGAGTCCTTTCTCCTTGGtgagggcgagaagaaggtcgaggTTGAGCAGGAGACTCGTAAATACATCTTCGCTACGGCACATATGGTGTACATACTGACATTGATGCTTCAGGCGTCCCAAATGCCTCCATGTTCACTTTCAACAAAGAGGACCACACTCTAGGCAACCTGCTCCGCGCAAAGCTCGCCAAAGCCGACCACGTTCTATTCGCAGGCTACCAAGTTCCCCATCCACTCTTCGCGACCTTCAAGCTCCGTGTTCAGACTGACGGCGAGATCACACCAAAGGAGGCGGTCGTCACTGCGTGTCAGGACCTCGTGAAAGAGCTAGGTCAACTCGACCAGGAATTCACGAAGGAAatggagctgaagaagatcgctGGCGCTGGTGGGGATTTGTGACGGCGTCGCGCGCAAGACATGGTGGTTTCGTGATACGACTAGTTGATGAGCGCTGAGACTCGAATTTTGTCTCTGATCGCAAAAGCATGAGCGTGGCGTTTGGAAAGGATGGGCTGGATACGAGACATGAGAATCCGTCGCGAGACATGATGGCGCGGAACATGACGCTGCGAAAGACATGGCACGGCGCAAAAGGCATAGCGAGCACACAGCTTGCGACTTTGAGATACCCATAAACGCGCTGCGGTAAGCAGAGCAGTTTTTCTGCTTCGGATTCTTGCGTTCCTTCCTTTTCTGTACCCCGCGTCGCCACTGAACTTGATTCAACCACTCTCACTTAGCTCCCAGATAC from the Cercospora beticola chromosome 9, complete sequence genome contains:
- a CDS encoding uncharacterized protein (BUSCO:EOG0926591L), whose translation is MNAPDRYESFLLGEGEKKVEVEQETRVPNASMFTFNKEDHTLGNLLRAKLAKADHVLFAGYQVPHPLFATFKLRVQTDGEITPKEAVVTACQDLVKELGQLDQEFTKEMELKKIAGAGGDL